A window of Aliarcobacter trophiarum LMG 25534 contains these coding sequences:
- a CDS encoding CDP-glycerol glycerophosphotransferase family protein: protein MKSNIYQLQKKYINKILTKVKNKTTKKWGKQLIFKKMTLNHKKLLERLKNKEKIRVVFLVLYKTMWKVDTIFKKMQDDPLFEPIILVCPDKSYGEEQMFKDMDETFQYFKDLKYNTFYSYKKEENRWLLLEELNPDIIFFTRPHNLTKEEYYEKAYLNYLTCYVPYHHEVGDYGDNISQYNQNFHNAMWKIFVSHTCSKNTFEKYSVCKGKNVLDTGYPMMEELLIKKEDKNYTNIWKHKDYRIKIIFAPHHTIDSEELPYSNFLDYHEKFRELAIELKDKVIWSFKPHPLLRLKLNNHQYWGKEKTDEYFSFWQESEFSQLDEGDYVDLFLSSDAMIHDSGSFLAEYLYLQKPVMYIKRDKNNHFNQFGQDILKVINVAKNFDDIRNFVYKLIENKDNLINPNQNSFFNTKIGIYFKDKYPSDRIIENIKNSIKGLK from the coding sequence ATGAAGAGTAATATATATCAATTACAAAAAAAATATATTAATAAAATATTAACAAAAGTGAAAAATAAAACTACCAAAAAGTGGGGGAAACAATTAATCTTTAAAAAAATGACTTTAAACCATAAAAAATTATTAGAAAGACTCAAAAATAAAGAAAAAATAAGAGTTGTTTTTTTAGTTCTATATAAAACTATGTGGAAAGTAGATACAATATTTAAAAAAATGCAAGATGATCCCCTCTTTGAACCAATTATTCTTGTTTGTCCAGATAAATCTTATGGAGAAGAACAAATGTTTAAAGATATGGATGAAACATTTCAATACTTCAAAGATTTAAAATACAACACATTCTATTCATACAAGAAAGAAGAAAACAGATGGCTTTTATTAGAAGAGCTAAACCCTGATATTATATTCTTTACAAGACCACATAATCTTACAAAAGAAGAGTATTATGAAAAAGCGTATTTAAATTATTTAACATGTTATGTCCCATATCACCATGAAGTAGGTGATTATGGAGATAATATTTCGCAATATAATCAGAATTTTCACAATGCTATGTGGAAGATATTTGTTTCTCATACTTGTTCTAAAAATACCTTTGAAAAGTATTCAGTTTGTAAAGGTAAAAATGTTTTGGACACAGGTTATCCAATGATGGAAGAACTATTAATTAAAAAAGAGGATAAAAACTACACAAATATTTGGAAACATAAAGATTATAGGATTAAAATAATTTTTGCTCCACATCATACTATTGATTCTGAAGAGTTGCCTTATTCAAACTTTCTAGATTATCATGAAAAGTTTAGAGAATTAGCTATAGAGTTAAAAGATAAGGTCATTTGGAGTTTTAAACCGCATCCTCTTTTAAGATTAAAATTAAATAATCACCAATATTGGGGTAAAGAAAAAACTGATGAGTATTTCTCTTTTTGGCAAGAATCTGAGTTTAGCCAGTTAGATGAAGGTGATTATGTAGATCTTTTCTTATCTTCTGATGCAATGATTCACGATAGTGGTTCATTTTTAGCTGAATATTTATATCTACAAAAACCTGTAATGTATATTAAAAGGGACAAAAATAATCATTTTAATCAATTTGGACAAGATATTCTAAAAGTAATTAATGTAGCAAAAAATTTTGATGATATTAGAAATTTTGTTTATAAGCTAATAGAAAATAAAGATAATTTAATAAATCCTAATCAAAACTCTTTTTTTAATACTAAAATAGGAATATATTTTAAAGATAAATACCCTTCAGATAGAATAATTGAAAATATAAAAAATAGTATAAAAGGTTTAAAATGA
- the tagD gene encoding glycerol-3-phosphate cytidylyltransferase produces MKRVITYGTFDLLHYGHINLLKRAKANGDYLIVALSTDEFNKKDKNKICYFEYEKRKALLEAIRYVDLVIPEENWKQKAEDIKLYKIDTFIMGDDWKGKFDYLGEYCEVKYLERTPEISTTKIKEELKNDKI; encoded by the coding sequence ATGAAAAGAGTAATAACATACGGAACATTTGATTTATTGCACTATGGGCATATTAATCTATTAAAAAGAGCAAAAGCAAATGGTGATTATTTGATAGTTGCTTTATCTACAGATGAGTTTAATAAAAAAGATAAAAATAAAATTTGTTACTTTGAATATGAAAAGAGAAAAGCTCTTTTAGAAGCTATCAGATATGTTGACTTAGTTATTCCGGAAGAAAACTGGAAACAAAAAGCTGAAGATATTAAGTTATATAAAATTGATACCTTTATTATGGGAGATGATTGGAAAGGAAAATTTGATTATTTAGGTGAATATTGTGAAGTAAAATATCTTGAGAGAACACCAGAAATTTCTACTACAAAGATAAAAGAAGAGCTAAAAAATGATAAAATATAG
- a CDS encoding O-antigen ligase family protein: MIKYSIFNDKYNYIKNNATLYGNHLLVVYAFVSPMYNRSVSAVIFLLLLLFIIRGDYKKYLLEAFSNKIIQALVFFVLVNYIWLIGSDDEEMADIILSNMKYYLYPILILSFVDKKFAFRIIYAFIIGMLVSEFISYMIYFDIFPHKLELFSKIIYEIQEIGNPTPFLDHYFYNTLLSIVVSILLYNLLVNKNSIYMKFISIFFITTASINIILIGGRIGYVIYAILILSTLFFIYKKKFFYMALPMAIVLISSFFYFSYQNGGLFKDRIDQAFNDKVKLMQEKPNYDTSIGARIGMWIYSIDVIKDNFLFGVGTGDFKVEMLEKTPEEHKFLSKYQQPHNEYIKHFVQFGIIGFIVFLNIFYQIFRTKNDNKDMEIYLYIFGIALMFMITTNQLLKPILLVFILLLSVASVKTEFLEEKYLKLDKKILFFYIIASIIAILIDIAQR, from the coding sequence ATGATAAAATATAGTATATTTAATGATAAATATAATTACATAAAAAATAATGCAACTTTATATGGAAATCATCTTTTAGTTGTTTATGCTTTTGTTTCCCCTATGTATAATAGATCCGTTAGTGCAGTTATATTTTTGCTTTTATTATTATTTATAATTAGAGGAGACTATAAAAAATATCTTTTAGAAGCTTTCTCAAATAAAATAATTCAAGCTTTAGTATTTTTTGTCTTAGTTAATTATATTTGGTTAATAGGCAGTGATGATGAAGAGATGGCAGATATTATTTTATCAAATATGAAATATTATTTATACCCCATATTAATTTTATCATTTGTTGATAAAAAATTTGCTTTTAGAATTATATACGCTTTTATTATAGGGATGCTTGTAAGCGAATTTATTTCATATATGATATATTTTGACATTTTTCCACATAAATTAGAACTATTTAGTAAAATAATCTATGAAATTCAAGAAATAGGCAATCCAACACCATTTTTAGATCATTATTTTTATAATACTCTATTATCTATTGTTGTCTCTATACTTTTGTACAATTTATTAGTAAATAAAAATAGTATATACATGAAGTTTATCTCAATATTTTTTATAACTACAGCATCTATAAATATTATCTTAATTGGTGGAAGGATTGGTTACGTAATCTATGCTATTTTAATTTTAAGCACTCTATTTTTTATATATAAAAAGAAATTTTTTTATATGGCTTTACCAATGGCTATAGTTTTGATTTCAAGTTTTTTCTATTTTTCTTACCAAAATGGTGGATTATTTAAGGATAGAATAGATCAAGCTTTTAATGATAAAGTAAAACTTATGCAAGAAAAACCAAATTATGATACTTCCATTGGTGCTAGAATTGGAATGTGGATTTATAGTATAGATGTGATAAAAGATAATTTCTTATTTGGTGTTGGAACAGGCGATTTTAAAGTTGAAATGCTAGAAAAAACACCTGAAGAACATAAATTTTTATCAAAATATCAACAACCACATAATGAATACATAAAACATTTTGTACAGTTTGGGATTATTGGCTTTATAGTTTTTCTCAATATTTTTTATCAAATATTTAGAACAAAAAATGATAATAAAGATATGGAGATATATCTGTATATCTTTGGTATAGCTTTGATGTTTATGATAACTACAAATCAACTATTAAAACCAATTTTATTAGTATTTATTTTATTATTATCGGTTGCCAGTGTTAAAACTGAGTTTTTAGAAGAAAAATATCTAAAGTTAGATAAAAAAATATTGTTTTTTTATATAATAGCTTCAATAATAGCTATTTTAATAGATATAGCTCAAAGATAG
- a CDS encoding glycosyltransferase family 4 protein, which translates to MKKNILEVCFSPSFGGLELHMKDLTKALGLKAVINKKSKLKEMFIEENIPFFEMKRYSFFKLAKVIDEHNIDVVHINWTKDIPVVILAKLFSKKKPKVVQTRNMHMTRFKDDFYHKFLYKNISTIVGISAKVSEQLHKFIPADIRPNIVTWYSGVDKPYIIDEKTKIELKNKHSLGDEFLVCNVARVEFTKGTHIVLEAVQKLRENGINAKAIIVGPANNKEYYDNLVKKYTKDIFTGFSKIANSYIQISNCFVLATDNETFGMAIMDAMRCGTCVLGSDSGGPLESITHMQTGLHFKTMDSDDLYKKLKLIYEDENLRSKLALAAQEKADKEYDLSTQFEKMREILQSV; encoded by the coding sequence ATGAAAAAGAATATTTTAGAAGTTTGCTTTTCTCCTAGTTTTGGTGGCTTAGAACTGCATATGAAGGATTTAACTAAAGCTCTAGGATTAAAAGCTGTTATCAATAAGAAGTCAAAACTAAAAGAGATGTTTATTGAAGAGAATATTCCATTTTTTGAGATGAAAAGATACAGTTTTTTTAAACTAGCAAAAGTTATAGACGAACATAACATAGATGTAGTACATATAAACTGGACAAAAGATATTCCAGTGGTTATTTTAGCAAAACTATTTTCAAAGAAGAAACCAAAAGTAGTACAAACTAGAAATATGCATATGACTAGATTTAAAGATGATTTTTATCATAAGTTTTTATATAAGAATATCTCTACAATTGTTGGAATATCTGCAAAAGTTAGTGAGCAACTTCATAAGTTTATACCAGCTGATATACGACCAAATATCGTCACTTGGTATAGTGGTGTTGATAAACCATACATTATTGATGAAAAAACTAAAATAGAACTAAAAAATAAACACTCTTTAGGAGATGAGTTTTTAGTATGCAATGTTGCTAGAGTAGAGTTTACAAAAGGTACTCATATAGTTCTGGAAGCTGTTCAAAAATTAAGAGAAAATGGAATAAATGCCAAAGCAATAATAGTAGGACCTGCAAATAATAAAGAGTACTATGATAATTTAGTAAAAAAATATACAAAAGATATTTTTACAGGATTTTCTAAAATAGCAAATAGCTATATACAAATAAGCAACTGTTTTGTACTTGCAACAGATAATGAGACTTTTGGTATGGCTATAATGGATGCTATGAGATGTGGCACTTGTGTACTAGGAAGCGATAGTGGTGGACCACTTGAGAGTATTACACATATGCAAACTGGACTTCATTTTAAAACTATGGATAGTGATGATTTATATAAAAAACTAAAACTCATATATGAAGATGAAAACTTAAGAAGTAAACTTGCACTTGCTGCACAAGAAAAAGCAGATAAAGAGTATGATCTCTCTACACAGTTTGAGAAAATGAGAGAGATTTTACAGAGTGTTTAA
- a CDS encoding glycosyltransferase family 2 protein, whose product MDKKINLSIVIPSLNGENHLRDFLIKNLEIIKTTLENEKIYNNIEMIVINDNSSDNTLEYLKECQKKYAFLIFDTNPKQGAGSARNYGVSISSLSTNHDTLNYILFIDNDVLLDETFFINAIKYIQTKPFCLTCNGISYFTKQKQDGVKLLTFKRGFFRFTKNIYKDELTNIEDELNIVSFGAQGAYFFIRYEDFSELNGYDEFMDPYLLEESDLVYRGIKRGKSCIYAPNVTGYHKVGGTIASKVSTKTKILSKRNRNYFVWKNLHNSSLLLNHYLFLFLSIFSIIGFRGFIASLKMYKKAKELNIKERAFIKFDDLEILEASRKFEQKHKKS is encoded by the coding sequence ATGGATAAAAAGATAAATTTAAGCATAGTAATTCCTTCATTAAATGGAGAAAATCATTTAAGAGATTTTTTGATAAAAAACTTAGAAATTATAAAAACAACTCTAGAGAATGAGAAAATATACAATAATATAGAGATGATAGTTATAAATGATAACTCTAGTGACAACACTTTAGAGTATCTAAAAGAGTGTCAAAAAAAATATGCTTTTTTAATCTTTGATACAAATCCAAAACAAGGGGCAGGAAGCGCCAGAAATTACGGTGTTTCTATAAGTTCTTTATCCACGAATCATGATACTTTAAACTATATACTTTTTATTGACAATGATGTTTTATTAGATGAAACATTTTTTATAAATGCTATAAAATACATTCAAACAAAACCTTTTTGTTTAACTTGTAATGGTATTAGCTATTTTACAAAACAGAAGCAAGATGGAGTTAAACTTCTTACTTTTAAAAGAGGTTTTTTTAGATTCACAAAAAATATATATAAAGATGAACTTACTAATATAGAAGATGAGTTAAATATTGTTAGTTTTGGAGCTCAAGGAGCATATTTTTTTATAAGATATGAAGATTTTAGTGAGCTAAATGGTTATGATGAGTTTATGGATCCATATTTGCTTGAAGAGAGTGACTTAGTTTATAGAGGAATTAAAAGAGGGAAATCTTGTATTTATGCACCTAATGTTACAGGTTATCATAAAGTGGGTGGAACAATCGCATCAAAAGTAAGTACAAAAACAAAGATTTTGAGCAAAAGAAATAGAAACTACTTTGTATGGAAAAACCTTCATAATAGTTCACTACTTTTAAATCACTACCTGTTTTTGTTTTTAAGTATCTTTAGTATAATTGGTTTTAGAGGTTTTATAGCTTCGCTTAAAATGTATAAAAAAGCAAAAGAGTTAAATATAAAAGAGAGAGCTTTTATAAAATTTGATGATTTAGAAATATTAGAAGCTTCAAGAAAATTTGAACAAAAACATAAAAAGAGTTAA
- a CDS encoding phosphoethanolamine transferase, producing the protein MKTFFSKFKNNIFLALILTIIFISIEQFYRVYNDILIFNLTFKSFIEQFIIHLLVISIINKRAIFVIYFIFSLFIWFQLVHFSYYGTWIFPLEYILFFIEFQEVFLTFKSVLGITIFPTILFFIILLLSIFFIKKFNNNRYKVKYLSIFLIIAVLFLPLRIYLKDDYKKNSNPNFEYYILKNTILTLSNLFGNVLPKKISGRSGLEQEITKTPNKIFENPDINIVIIMGESLQRDYMSLYDYPLNTTPFLKSLRDDKNFIYKNGIGSGVLTTIAIPSFFNMIKKPDGLPQILSTNSCLFKMAKQNGFNTYFYSSQATSELKSIKNYLCTKYLDRLEDGSFISDKIDDSILDETLVDRLNDIDLSHPSFITLHQRASHTPFLDYIPKDYRPFNKENTNNLEQNTIDYINSVSYTDSVLEKIISTLKQKTSKPTYVIFTSDHATNIGDNARQGHGMLDSNSIYKVPFFIYSINSTNDLKNSFGDFSYISHYQISNILAKLLGYSSAYEIFNLKEDMFVCGNDLSGLGGFRTISFNEDNKIVENSNKGK; encoded by the coding sequence ATGAAAACTTTTTTTAGCAAATTTAAAAATAATATATTTTTAGCACTTATTCTTACTATAATTTTTATATCTATTGAACAATTTTATAGAGTCTATAATGATATATTAATATTTAATCTTACTTTCAAAAGTTTTATTGAACAGTTTATTATACATCTTTTAGTAATTTCAATTATAAATAAAAGAGCAATATTTGTAATATATTTTATATTTTCACTATTTATATGGTTTCAATTGGTCCACTTTTCATACTATGGGACTTGGATATTTCCATTAGAATATATACTGTTTTTTATAGAGTTTCAAGAAGTTTTCCTTACTTTTAAATCTGTTTTAGGTATCACTATATTTCCTACAATTTTATTTTTTATTATTCTATTATTATCAATCTTTTTTATTAAAAAATTTAATAATAATAGATATAAAGTAAAATATCTATCTATTTTTTTAATTATAGCTGTACTATTTTTACCACTTAGAATCTATTTAAAAGATGATTATAAAAAAAATAGTAACCCAAATTTTGAATACTATATTTTAAAAAATACAATACTTACATTATCAAATCTTTTTGGAAATGTGTTACCAAAAAAAATAAGTGGAAGAAGTGGATTAGAACAAGAAATTACAAAAACACCAAATAAAATATTTGAAAACCCTGATATAAATATAGTTATAATTATGGGTGAATCTCTTCAAAGAGACTATATGTCATTATATGATTATCCTTTAAATACAACTCCATTTCTAAAAAGCTTAAGAGATGATAAAAATTTTATTTATAAAAATGGTATAGGAAGTGGAGTTTTAACTACTATTGCAATACCTAGTTTTTTTAATATGATAAAAAAGCCAGATGGCTTACCTCAAATATTATCAACAAATAGTTGTCTTTTTAAAATGGCAAAACAGAATGGTTTTAATACATATTTCTATAGTTCACAAGCTACAAGTGAATTGAAAAGTATAAAAAACTATCTATGTACAAAATATCTTGATAGATTAGAAGATGGCTCTTTTATATCGGATAAAATTGATGATTCTATTTTGGATGAGACTTTAGTAGATAGACTAAATGATATTGATCTATCACATCCTAGCTTTATTACTCTTCATCAAAGAGCTTCACATACTCCATTTCTGGACTATATTCCAAAAGATTATAGACCCTTTAATAAAGAAAATACTAATAATTTAGAACAAAATACAATAGATTACATAAATAGTGTAAGTTATACAGATAGTGTACTTGAAAAAATCATAAGTACATTAAAGCAAAAAACATCAAAACCAACATATGTAATTTTTACATCAGATCATGCAACAAATATTGGAGATAATGCTAGACAAGGGCATGGTATGTTAGATAGTAACTCTATTTATAAAGTTCCTTTTTTTATATATAGTATAAATAGTACAAATGATCTAAAAAATAGTTTTGGTGACTTTTCTTATATTTCTCACTATCAAATTTCAAATATCTTAGCTAAGCTTTTAGGTTATAGTTCTGCTTATGAAATATTTAACTTAAAAGAAGATATGTTTGTATGTGGAAATGATTTAAGTGGGCTTGGTGGATTTAGAACAATATCATTTAATGAAGATAATAAAATTGTTGAAAATAGTAACAAAGGAAAATAA
- a CDS encoding polysaccharide deacetylase family protein, whose protein sequence is MLISIMYHHVNSDRCSNDLAIFEEHLKYIKANFKTIFPGETISKKSVCLTFDDAYADFYFLIFPLLKKYNLKALLAIPSKYILDDTDELAENRMNFEHNDLFLNYEKATFCTYEELKQMRDSGLVVFGSHSHSHINLLEENVNLDLELRVSKEILEDKLDTKIESFVFPFGKYNQNILKEAKRHYKYNFRIGNAMHKDFNGINGAIYRVDGDELKTPDEIFKTTKLLKYKFKGLVKRLGRK, encoded by the coding sequence TTGTTGATTAGTATTATGTACCATCATGTAAATAGTGATAGATGTTCAAATGATTTAGCAATTTTTGAAGAGCATCTAAAATATATAAAGGCTAATTTTAAAACTATTTTCCCAGGTGAAACAATTAGTAAAAAAAGCGTTTGTTTGACTTTTGATGATGCCTATGCAGATTTTTATTTTTTGATTTTTCCACTTTTAAAAAAATATAATTTAAAGGCTCTTTTGGCAATTCCATCAAAATATATTTTAGACGACACAGATGAGTTAGCAGAAAATAGAATGAATTTTGAACACAATGATCTGTTTCTTAACTATGAAAAAGCCACATTTTGTACCTATGAAGAGTTAAAGCAGATGAGAGATAGTGGCTTAGTTGTTTTTGGCTCACACTCTCATTCTCATATAAACTTACTTGAAGAAAATGTTAATTTAGATTTGGAATTAAGAGTTTCAAAAGAGATTTTAGAAGATAAATTAGATACAAAAATAGAGAGTTTTGTATTTCCTTTTGGAAAATACAATCAAAATATTTTAAAAGAAGCAAAGAGACATTATAAATACAATTTTAGAATTGGTAATGCAATGCATAAAGATTTTAATGGAATTAATGGAGCAATTTATAGAGTTGATGGAGATGAGTTGAAAACTCCTGATGAGATATTTAAAACTACAAAACTATTAAAATATAAATTTAAAGGTTTAGTAAAAAGATTGGGTAGAAAATGA
- a CDS encoding glycosyltransferase family 2 protein translates to MNISTVVLAKNSEKTIEKTLKSLVDFDDVIVYDNGSTDETINIAKKFSNVNLIQGEFKGFGWTKNCASSFALNDWVLIIDSDEVVDRELLNELKTKKLDKNIVYRLNFKAFYKDIQVKHCGWNNQKIKRLYNKTITKYNSNDVHEDIITDGLNIEEIKGNVEHYSYHTISEFIIKADRYSTLFATNNTGKKASSPTKAFLNSIYSFFRTYIIKQGFRDGYVGLVIAYSHAVTNFYKYIKLYELNKELKK, encoded by the coding sequence ATGAATATAAGTACAGTTGTATTAGCAAAAAATAGTGAAAAAACGATAGAAAAAACTTTAAAAAGTTTAGTAGATTTTGATGATGTTATTGTTTACGATAATGGCTCAACAGATGAAACTATAAATATTGCAAAAAAATTTTCAAATGTAAATTTAATACAAGGTGAGTTTAAAGGTTTTGGGTGGACAAAAAACTGTGCTAGCTCTTTTGCCTTAAATGATTGGGTTTTAATAATTGATAGCGATGAAGTAGTTGATAGAGAGCTTTTAAATGAATTGAAAACAAAAAAATTAGATAAAAATATAGTTTATAGGTTAAATTTCAAAGCATTTTATAAAGATATTCAAGTAAAACATTGTGGATGGAATAACCAAAAGATAAAAAGACTATATAACAAAACCATTACAAAATATAACTCAAATGATGTTCATGAAGATATTATAACTGATGGTTTGAATATAGAAGAAATAAAAGGAAATGTTGAACATTATAGTTATCATACAATTTCAGAATTTATCATAAAGGCTGATAGATATTCAACACTTTTTGCTACAAATAATACAGGGAAAAAAGCTTCAAGCCCAACAAAAGCTTTTCTTAATAGTATCTACTCTTTTTTTAGAACATACATTATAAAACAAGGTTTTAGGGATGGTTATGTAGGACTTGTTATCGCATATTCTCATGCAGTTACAAATTTTTATAAATATATAAAATTATATGAATTAAACAAAGAGTTGAAAAAATGA
- a CDS encoding glycosyltransferase family 9 protein — translation MNLLITRHDKIGDFVVTLPLFKAIKEQYPTTRITALVSKINYKFAKDIEFIDDVILYNKNDLDRTLQDIKSRNFDASISAYIDTELGKILYKSGIKKRVAPSTKLAQFFFNKRIRQRRSKALKTEWQYNLDLARAIFPEIKLSFTKPLLNIKEKKEKRVVFHTGFGGSSDGNLKIDDYINLARSIKNSSYEIAFSFGPDDEKAKEYIETNLDFEAYIYDSKVTLMDFARYIASSSLFVSTSTGPMHLAGATNTMTLSFFGDSLFASSKRWATVSDESLQNNFMINKNYSKDEYLKIEKRLKEIVDYE, via the coding sequence ATGAATTTACTTATAACAAGACATGATAAAATAGGTGATTTTGTGGTTACTTTGCCACTTTTTAAGGCTATAAAAGAGCAGTACCCAACTACAAGAATTACAGCCTTAGTTTCAAAAATCAACTATAAGTTTGCAAAAGATATTGAGTTTATAGATGATGTTATTTTATATAATAAAAATGATTTAGATAGAACATTGCAAGATATAAAATCTAGAAATTTTGATGCAAGTATTAGTGCATATATTGATACAGAATTAGGAAAAATACTTTATAAAAGTGGAATTAAAAAAAGAGTTGCACCATCAACAAAACTGGCACAATTTTTTTTCAACAAGCGAATAAGACAAAGAAGAAGTAAAGCTTTAAAAACAGAGTGGCAATATAATCTTGATTTAGCAAGAGCAATTTTCCCAGAAATTAAGCTATCTTTTACAAAACCACTTTTAAATATTAAAGAGAAAAAAGAGAAAAGAGTTGTTTTTCATACGGGATTTGGTGGAAGTAGTGATGGAAATTTAAAAATTGATGATTACATAAATCTTGCTAGAAGTATAAAAAATAGCTCTTATGAGATAGCTTTCTCTTTTGGTCCAGATGATGAAAAAGCTAAAGAGTATATTGAGACAAATTTAGATTTTGAAGCATATATTTATGATTCAAAAGTTACTTTGATGGATTTTGCAAGATATATAGCAAGTAGCTCTTTGTTTGTAAGTACTTCAACAGGACCTATGCATCTTGCTGGTGCAACAAATACTATGACTCTATCTTTTTTTGGAGATAGTTTATTTGCAAGTAGTAAAAGATGGGCAACTGTTAGTGATGAAAGTTTACAAAATAATTTTATGATAAATAAGAACTATTCAAAAGATGAATATTTGAAAATTGAAAAAAGGTTAAAGGAAATAGTAGATT